The DNA sequence ACGTCAACGTATGATCGTTCAGTTCGCGATAGCGGGAGACAGCAGCGGAGCCGTTTTGGGGACTGACCATGCGGCAGAATCCGTGACCGGGTTCTTCACAAAATTCGGGGATGGCGCAGCCGACCTATTGCCGATTTGGCGCTTGAACAAACGTCAAGGCCGTCAGTTGCTGAAAGAATTGGGCGCACCGGCAGAGCTTTATGAAAAAGTACCGACAGCGGACTTGGAAGAAAATCGTCCTGCTTTGCCTGATGAGGTGGCTTTGGGCGTGACTTACGAGATGATCGATGCTTATCTGGAAGGCAAGGAGATACCGGACAAGGACGCTGAAGTCATTGAAGGCTGGTACACGAAGACCGAGCATAAACGTCACTTGCCCATCACGGTCTATGACAGTTTTTGGAAAGAAGCTTAATCTGTTCAGATAGCGGGGTTGTACAGTGAAAATCAGCAAAAAATTTAAAATGATGAAAGATAAACAAGAGCTGCAGTGCAAGAGCAGGGGGCACCTCCTGCTCTTGCACTTCTTTAGCTTGTTGGCGACTGTATTCTTGGTCCATCTCTATATTCAATGGGCTCAAAATGATCTGGATGCCGGATTGGTCGTGAATTTTGTATTTGCATGGCATACCGAGAAGTTCCTGATCAGCACGGGTGTATTAGTGACGCTGGGGCTATGGCTTTGGGCCTTGGTGGGGAACATCCGCTGGGCAAACGCACTGCTGTTGCTGTCGGGAGGAATCCTCGGGATGGCGACCTATGAAAAGATGCTGCAGCGGAACGAGCCCGTTTATCCGAGCGACTTGAAGATGCTGACGGAGGCCAGCTTCCTTTTGGAGATGCTGAACGGCCGGACATTGGCGGCACTAAGCTTTGTGTTCCTGCTGTTTCTGGCATTCATACTTTATTCCCTGCGTCAGGACAAGTCCAAGAAAACCGTGAAATTGGGATGGAAATCACGCCTGCCGATTCTCATAACAACAAGCATGGCGCTCTGCTATGCTGGCCAGTTCCAGCAGGAAGGCAACCTGCTGAAGAAAGCCTATGACCGGACGGCTTATTGGATCCCGTACAGCCAACAAATGAACTATTACAACACCGGCTTTGTGGCCGGCTTCCTATACAACCTTTCGGCTGCACCGATGGAGCTGTCGACGGATTATTCACAGGAAAAGATCGATGAGTTGAAGGCAACCTATCAGCAACTTGCTGACGAAATCAACGCAGAAAGAACCGCAGCGTTTCCCGAAACGAATGTCATCTACATCATGAATGAAAGTTTTGCGGACCCGCTTGAATTGGAAGGATTGGATCTGCAAAGCGATCCGATTCCGTTCACGAGAGGCTTGATGGAAACAAGCTACAGCGGCGAACTGTTGTCCCAAGGCTATGGCGGCGGAACCGCCAATATCGAATTTGAGGCATTGACAGGTTTTTCGATGGAGCCGTTCGCTGCGAACATCACGACGCCCTATACGCAGTTCCTGTCTTCGCAAGATGATTTCCCTTCCGTCGTGTCCCGTTTGGAAGAAGCCGGCTTCCGTACCACAGCGATCCATCCCTACAATACGACCATGTATAAGCGGTTGGAGAACTATGAGACTTTGGGATTCGATTCTTTTCTTTACGAGGACACGATGACAAATACGGAAAAGTTGGATACCAATCCGTATATCTCGGATGCAGCCGCATACGCTGAAATAAAGGATATCCTGAAAGCCAGTGAGGAAAAAGATTTTATCCATTTGGTGACGATGCAGAACCATACCCCTTATCAAAACAAATACACGGTAACGCCATCTGCTGCTGAAACCGGCATAGGCAGCCAGACAATCCGGAACTATCTGCAGGATCTGCAGTACAGCGATCAAGCATTGGCGGATCTGTTGGCCGCTCTCCAGGAGTGGGATGAGCCGACCGTCGTCGTGTTTTGGGGGGATCATTGGCCGAGCGTTTTCGGAGAGGATCTTTATGCGCTGAATACGATCCAAAATATGCATGAGACGCCTATGTTCGTCTACAGCAACACGGAAGAATCCCAAAAGGATTTGGGCGTCACCAGTCCCATCTATTTCTTCCCGGAAGTGCTGGAGTTGAGCGGCAGCCGTGTCACGGCTTTTGAAGCCTTGTTGATGGAACTGCAGGAACAGGTGCCGGCTTTCGAAAAGACGCTGTATGTGAATGGCGATACCGGTGAATATGTCTCGAGCCCAGAGGAACTGTCCGATCAGGCCAGAAGCCTGTTAGCGGATTATGATCTGATTCAGTACGACACGACCACCGGAAACCGGTACGCAGAATCAAACGGTTTTTTTAAAATGAACGATTAAAACAGTTTGCCCCATCCTAGCGCCTTTTGTGGGAGTGGGATTTGCAAGTAGGACCGGAATCGCCTATGATTAAGGAAATACAGGGTGAAAGGAGGGGTCCGGTGAGGTTTATTATACGTTTTGTACTCCTTTTTTGTACTACGATATTGGTGAGTATGTTGTTCACCTATCTTTTCCGAGCGGCAGCGAGACGGTTCCGCTGGACGGATAAGCCAACCAAAGCGAAAGTGCATATCAAGGAGACGCCGACGATGGGAGGCGTAGCCATATTCTTGGCTTTTTGGGGTGCCTATTTTCTAGGGATCCCACTGAATGTTCGTTCGGGCTTTGCGGGCATCATTTTTTTGAGTTCGTTAATCATACTAGTCACGGGAATCATCGATGATTATTATGATTTGAGGCCTTGGCAAAAAATGATTGGTATCCTTTCTGCAGCGAACGTCCTGTATTTTTTTTCGGGCATCAAAATAGACAGCCTGACACTTAGTTATTTCGGGACGATCGAATTCCATGAAGCGGGTTACTTGGTGATGATGCTGTGGATTGTGGTCATCACGAATGCAGTGAATCTGATGGATGGGCTGGATGGGCTGGCAACGGGCACTTCGATCATCTCACTTTCGACGATGGGCCTCGTCAGTTATTTTTTCACCGATAATATGGGTGTCATCAACGTCGCCATGATTTTCCTTTTGGTTGCGAGCCTGTTGGGTTTTTTGCCGTTCAACTTTTATCCATCCTCCATTTTCTTGGGGGATACTGGATCGTTGTTCATAGGCTTTATGATTGCGGTACTGTCCTTGTTCGACTTGAAACATGCCACCTTCGTATCGCTCCTGATACCGGTGGCCATTCTCGGAGTTCCGTTGACTGACACGATTGCCGCCGTCCTTCGCCGGACCTTGCATAAGCGGTCCATCAGCGCGAAGGATAAAAGCCACCTGCACCACCGTTTGCTGCGCTTAGGGTTTACGCATCGTCAGACCGTTTTGGTCATCTACGCGTTGGCGATCATCTTTTCTTTGACTGCTATCCTGTTCCCAATTTCTTCATTCTGGGGGACGGTAGTTTTAGGATTAGGTTTGATTTACGGCGTGATGCTCTTCATCGCTTCCTTCAATTTGTTGGACAGCAACCGCTCCAAGTTGCGCAAGACATTGTATCGCCTTTTGAGGGAAAAGGACGACAAAAACAAATGAACAAGCCATGAAAGCCAAATAGGCTATCACGCGCTTGTTCATTTTTTTATTCAAAATTTATTCAATTTCGCCTTCATCAGCTTCGTCGTAAGCTGGGGAGACCGGACGCTCCACGTACTCCTCTTCGCCGATTTCAAAGACGACACGGCCGTTCATGACATCCGTAACAGCATCCTGGAAACGGCTGATGTCCTCAGCAGGGATGCCGCACAAAAAACAAACCTGGTCGGTGTATTGGGCCTCAATCAGAGTGTAGGGCGACTGCGCCAAGTAATTCTCCAATTTTCCGTATGCGGCATAGGAAACGATGCAGCCGACTTTTGTCTGGAGGCTGCGGACAACGATGCCGATGTCCTTCAGTGCGGTCGACACGGATCGGCTGTATGCGCGGATCAATCCGCCGGCCCCCAACTTTGTCCCGCCGAAATAGCGGGTGACGACGGCTGCGACGTAACGCAGCTCGTTTTTCTTGAGCACTTCCAGCATCGGGACGCCGGCTGTTCCGGATGGCTCGCCGTCGTCATGGGCGCGCTGGATTTCGTTCTGGTCGCCGATCAGGTAAGCGGAACAGTTGTGCGTAGCTTTCCAATGTTCTTTTTTGACGGCTTGGATGAAGTCTTTGGCCTCGTCCTCGGAATGGACACGTTTGAGGCTGCAGATGAAGCGGGAACCCTTGATGATGATTTCTGTAACGCCGCTCTCTGCGATAGTGTGATAGGTTGTCAGCATATCCTTTCCCCTCCAAGTTTTTTTATTCTCATTTTACCACAGAGACGCTCGGATGACAGGCCACGAACAAGGAAAGGGACTTTCCGAACATTTCCATTTGTGGTATTGTTAGATGGAATAGACCAAACGGCCACAGGGGTCGATGGAAAGGTGATCTGCGTGAAAGCTACAGATTTAATCGATGTACTCAAAATGAAAAAAATTGTCGGGAGCTTGGATCCCGCTTTGAATATTGGAAAAATCAGTCAGGATTCCCGCGATATCCAATCGGGGGATCTGTTTATCTGCATCGACGGTACGCAAGTCGATGGCCACAATTACGTTGAGACGGCGGTCGCCAATGGTGCCGGCTTGATTGTCGCCCATAGGGACATTGAAAAAGTGGCAGCATCTGTCCCGGTCGTATATGTTCCGGATACGGGCAAAGCGATGAGTCTGCTTGCGAATCATTATTATGCTTATCCGAGCGAGGCGATGAAAGTCATCGGCGTCACGGGGACAAACGGAAAGACGACGGTAACCTACTTGGTGGAAGCCATCCTGAAGGCGATGGACAAAAAAACCGGCCTGATGGGCACCATCGAAATGCATATCGGCGACGAGGTGCACAAAACGAAAAACACGACGCCAGACAGCATCACGATGCAAAAGGCCCTGCACCTTATGGCTGAGAAGGAGACGGAATACTTCACGCTGGAACTGTCCTCGATCGCTTTGGAAATGGGCAGGGCATGGGGGCTTGATCTAGATGTCGCGATCATGACGAACCTGACGCATGAACATATGGAATTCCATCACACGATGGAAGCCTATGCCGAAGCGAAAAAGCTGCTCTTCTCCCAATTGGGGAACGGCCGCAAAAACGGACGGACGAAAGCGGCGGTACTGAATGCGGATGATGAAACGATCCACAGCTACCGCATCGCTACGGCGGCAGAAGTCATTTCTTACAGCGTGAAGGATGAAACGGCTGATTTCTTCGCAACGGATATCACATACAGCCGGACGCAGACCCGCTTCGATCTGGTCGTAAATGGGGAACGTTATCCGGTCGTGACGAACTTGGTGGGGCTCTTTAATGTCTCCAATACATTGGCTGCGCTGGCGGCTGTTTACGCAGTGGGCATTCCGTTGGAGGATGCAACAAAAGCGGTAGCGTCATTGGCTGGTGTCACCGGCAGATTGGAGATTGTCCCTGGCGCGAGCGACATCGGCGTCTATGTCGACTTTGCCCATTCGCCCGACGCGATGGAAAAAGTATTGAGTGTGGTGCGCGAATTCACCCAAGGCAGAGTCATTTCCGTTTTCGGCGGCGCTGGGGAACGGGAGCATGAAAAACGCCCGATCATGGCCCGCATCGGTACGGAACTTTCCGATTATGTGGTCCTGACGACGGACGATACCGGGAAAGAACCGCAGGAACAGATCATCGCGATGATGCTTGCCGGCATCGAAAAAGACAACTATGAATACATCGAAAACCGCAAGGAAGCCATCCAGCATGCCATCGCCATCGCAGAACCGGGAGATACGGTCATCCTGCTGGGGCGCGGACACGAGGCTGACTACAACGACAGAGGCAGAATGATCCGCCTGTTGGACAGTGAAGTGGCGGCTGAAGCGATTGAATTGCGCAACGAGCGGTTAAGCTAAATAACGAGCAGAAAGTTTGAGGATTTTCCATGAAAATTGCAGTAGTTACGGACAGTACCGCTTATCTGACGGCCGACATACGCCAGCGGCACCATATTCATATGCTGCCATTAGTCGTGAATATCGGAGAAAAATCATATGAAGAAGAAATAGATCTGGTTGCTGAGGATTTTTATGCCTTGATGAAATCATCTGGCGATTTCCCAAAAAGCTCCCAACCAGCAGTGGGTGCCATGCATCAGTTGTATGAAGAATTGGCGAAGGAACATGATGCGATCATCAGCATCCATCTCTCAAGCGGCATCAGCGGCACCTACCAGAATGCTGCCGCTCTAAGCAGGGAATATCCGGAATTCAACATCCATGCCTTCGATTCTGAAATAAGCTGTTATGTGCAGGCCCGCTTCGTCTTGGAGGCTGCAAGGTTGGCTTCTGCCGGCATTGAGCCGGGGCAGATCATGGCGAGATTGGATCATATGAAAAAACGTTCCCACGCTTACTTTATGGTGGACGATCTGATGAACCTGCAGCGCGGCGGCAGATTATCCGGTGGGGCGGCTGTCATCGGCTCCATCATGAAAATCAAACCGGTCTTGCATTTCTCGGACAAAAAGATAGTCGTTTTCGAAAAAATCAGGACCAATGCAAGGGCATTGCGAAGGATCGAAGAACTGTTGGGCCAGACGGTTTCAAAGGCTGATTATCCGATCATCGCAACCGTCATCCATGGCAATATTCCTGAAAAAGGGCAAGATTGGCTGGAGCATCTCCAAGGAAAATTTCCGGACATCCGCTTCGAATTGAGTTATTTCGGCCCTGTCATCGGGACGCATTTGGGTGAGGGTGCGCTGGGGCTGACCTGGACGGAAGACACAGAATTGAGCTATCCGATATAGGCAACAAATATTTGCGGCAATCATACATTCATCTGGAAGGAAGGGCCATTGGGGTCCTGTCCTTCCAGTTTTTTTCTTGGGAAAATTTTTTGAGCTTTTTTATATAAAACGGATTGTGGGGTGCTGTTGTGAGAGTGTTTATCGGCGTCAGATTGCCTGAATCCATCAAAGAACAACTGGGGGCCGTTCAGGAAGAAGTGAAGCGTGCCAGCCTCAAAGGATCATTCACGGATCCGGATAACTTTCATTTGACGATGCGTTTTATCGGGGAAGTGAATCCGGAACAGAAATGTGCGATCGAAACGGCGCTGGCCCGCTGCACACAAGAACAGGGTCCCTTCCAGATTGAAACCGCGGGATTGGGTAATTTTTTTAAAAAAAATAAGTGGATCATCTGGCTGGGCATAAAAGAAAGCAGACAGCTCCATCAAGTCTATGATCAGCTTAACGCGGAACTTTTGGGGGAAGCAACGACAGTCGCGGACGAGGTTGCCTTCATTCCGCACCTTACGCTCGGTCGGGGGATTGTGCTGTCGCAGGAGTGGGAAGATTTATGCAAAGTGCCGCTGCCCTCTGACCAGAAAATCCCGGTCACCGCGCTGACGCTGTTTGAAAGTGTGCGGGTGAACGGAAAGCTGGTTTATCGCCCGATTGCTGATTTCCCGTTCCATGGTCAGACAAGCCGGACGATTTCCAGCAAACAAACAAATCCCTGACCGGAAACAGAAAGCCACCATTCTTCGCATAAACAGCGGAAGAGTGGCGGCTTTTTTTGCGTATGCTATCCAGGGAAGGGGAGGATGGCATGGACGGGAAGGAACTGTACGGCAGGGAGTTGACGAGGAGCGAGTGCCGCAGCGCAGACGAAGCGCTGTTGGCTCTGACTGAGAAGCGGCCCGGTTTGGTCAGCGCAAACGGGAAGTTGACCTGTGCCCGCTGCGGAAACCAAGAAAGGAAAAAGATGCAGGTAGCGCCATGTTCTTGCGGAGCTGCTTGTCAGTATTGCTTGAGTTGCCTGAACATGGGGAAAATCAAAAGCTGCACAATTCTCCATCATCTG is a window from the Trichococcus shcherbakoviae genome containing:
- a CDS encoding LTA synthase family protein, which gives rise to MKISKKFKMMKDKQELQCKSRGHLLLLHFFSLLATVFLVHLYIQWAQNDLDAGLVVNFVFAWHTEKFLISTGVLVTLGLWLWALVGNIRWANALLLLSGGILGMATYEKMLQRNEPVYPSDLKMLTEASFLLEMLNGRTLAALSFVFLLFLAFILYSLRQDKSKKTVKLGWKSRLPILITTSMALCYAGQFQQEGNLLKKAYDRTAYWIPYSQQMNYYNTGFVAGFLYNLSAAPMELSTDYSQEKIDELKATYQQLADEINAERTAAFPETNVIYIMNESFADPLELEGLDLQSDPIPFTRGLMETSYSGELLSQGYGGGTANIEFEALTGFSMEPFAANITTPYTQFLSSQDDFPSVVSRLEEAGFRTTAIHPYNTTMYKRLENYETLGFDSFLYEDTMTNTEKLDTNPYISDAAAYAEIKDILKASEEKDFIHLVTMQNHTPYQNKYTVTPSAAETGIGSQTIRNYLQDLQYSDQALADLLAALQEWDEPTVVVFWGDHWPSVFGEDLYALNTIQNMHETPMFVYSNTEESQKDLGVTSPIYFFPEVLELSGSRVTAFEALLMELQEQVPAFEKTLYVNGDTGEYVSSPEELSDQARSLLADYDLIQYDTTTGNRYAESNGFFKMND
- a CDS encoding MraY family glycosyltransferase, whose product is MRFIIRFVLLFCTTILVSMLFTYLFRAAARRFRWTDKPTKAKVHIKETPTMGGVAIFLAFWGAYFLGIPLNVRSGFAGIIFLSSLIILVTGIIDDYYDLRPWQKMIGILSAANVLYFFSGIKIDSLTLSYFGTIEFHEAGYLVMMLWIVVITNAVNLMDGLDGLATGTSIISLSTMGLVSYFFTDNMGVINVAMIFLLVASLLGFLPFNFYPSSIFLGDTGSLFIGFMIAVLSLFDLKHATFVSLLIPVAILGVPLTDTIAAVLRRTLHKRSISAKDKSHLHHRLLRLGFTHRQTVLVIYALAIIFSLTAILFPISSFWGTVVLGLGLIYGVMLFIASFNLLDSNRSKLRKTLYRLLREKDDKNK
- a CDS encoding YigZ family protein, coding for MLTTYHTIAESGVTEIIIKGSRFICSLKRVHSEDEAKDFIQAVKKEHWKATHNCSAYLIGDQNEIQRAHDDGEPSGTAGVPMLEVLKKNELRYVAAVVTRYFGGTKLGAGGLIRAYSRSVSTALKDIGIVVRSLQTKVGCIVSYAAYGKLENYLAQSPYTLIEAQYTDQVCFLCGIPAEDISRFQDAVTDVMNGRVVFEIGEEEYVERPVSPAYDEADEGEIE
- a CDS encoding UDP-N-acetylmuramoyl-L-alanyl-D-glutamate--2,6-diaminopimelate ligase translates to MKATDLIDVLKMKKIVGSLDPALNIGKISQDSRDIQSGDLFICIDGTQVDGHNYVETAVANGAGLIVAHRDIEKVAASVPVVYVPDTGKAMSLLANHYYAYPSEAMKVIGVTGTNGKTTVTYLVEAILKAMDKKTGLMGTIEMHIGDEVHKTKNTTPDSITMQKALHLMAEKETEYFTLELSSIALEMGRAWGLDLDVAIMTNLTHEHMEFHHTMEAYAEAKKLLFSQLGNGRKNGRTKAAVLNADDETIHSYRIATAAEVISYSVKDETADFFATDITYSRTQTRFDLVVNGERYPVVTNLVGLFNVSNTLAALAAVYAVGIPLEDATKAVASLAGVTGRLEIVPGASDIGVYVDFAHSPDAMEKVLSVVREFTQGRVISVFGGAGEREHEKRPIMARIGTELSDYVVLTTDDTGKEPQEQIIAMMLAGIEKDNYEYIENRKEAIQHAIAIAEPGDTVILLGRGHEADYNDRGRMIRLLDSEVAAEAIELRNERLS
- a CDS encoding DegV family protein; amino-acid sequence: MKIAVVTDSTAYLTADIRQRHHIHMLPLVVNIGEKSYEEEIDLVAEDFYALMKSSGDFPKSSQPAVGAMHQLYEELAKEHDAIISIHLSSGISGTYQNAAALSREYPEFNIHAFDSEISCYVQARFVLEAARLASAGIEPGQIMARLDHMKKRSHAYFMVDDLMNLQRGGRLSGGAAVIGSIMKIKPVLHFSDKKIVVFEKIRTNARALRRIEELLGQTVSKADYPIIATVIHGNIPEKGQDWLEHLQGKFPDIRFELSYFGPVIGTHLGEGALGLTWTEDTELSYPI
- the thpR gene encoding RNA 2',3'-cyclic phosphodiesterase, with protein sequence MRVFIGVRLPESIKEQLGAVQEEVKRASLKGSFTDPDNFHLTMRFIGEVNPEQKCAIETALARCTQEQGPFQIETAGLGNFFKKNKWIIWLGIKESRQLHQVYDQLNAELLGEATTVADEVAFIPHLTLGRGIVLSQEWEDLCKVPLPSDQKIPVTALTLFESVRVNGKLVYRPIADFPFHGQTSRTISSKQTNP